The following are encoded in a window of Pristis pectinata isolate sPriPec2 chromosome 1, sPriPec2.1.pri, whole genome shotgun sequence genomic DNA:
- the LOC127578531 gene encoding gamma-crystallin S-1-like, translating into MQQMQDQEINHSPVSFHLPQIIFYEDRNFQGRHHECSTDCADLSPYFSRCNSIRVESDWWVVYEKPNYMGYQYVLSRGEYPDYQRWMGFNDCIKSCRSFPQYRGGTYRMKIYERPDFGGQMMEFMDDCPSVYDRFCHRDIHSCQVMDGYWIFYEQPNYRGRQYFLRPGEYRRYSDWGGYNSTVGSFRCMRDF; encoded by the exons ATGCAGCAAATGCAAG ATCAAGAAATTAACCACTCACCTGTGTCATTTCATCTCCCACAGATCATCTTCTACGAGGACAGGAACTTCCAGGGTCGGCACCACGAGTGCAGCACCGACTGTGCCGACCTGTCCCCTTACTTCAGCCGCTGTAACTCCATCCGCGTTGAGAGTGACTGGTGGGTGGTGTACGAGAAACCCAACTACATGGGATACCAGTATGTGCTGAGCAGAGGGGAGTATCCTGACTACCAGCGCTGGATGGGATTCAATGACTGCATCAAATCATGTCGCAGCTTTCCACAG TACCGAGGAGGTACCTACAGGATGAAGATTTACGAGAGGCCTGACTTTGGAGGGCAGATGATGGAATTCATGGATGACTGCCCCTCAGTCTACGATCGTTTCTGTCACCGTGACATCCACTCCTGCCAGGTGATGGATGGTTACTGGATCTTCTATGAACAACCCAACTACAGAGGCCGACAGTACTTCCTGAGACCTGGTGAATACAGGAGATACAGTGACTGGGGCGGCTACAACTCAACCGTTGGGTCCTTCAGGTGCATGAGGGACTTCTAG
- the LOC127567426 gene encoding gamma-crystallin S-1 isoform X2 — translation MGKIIFYEDRNFQGRHYECSTDCADLSPYFSRCNSIRVESDWWVVYERPNYMGYQYVLSRGEYPDYQRWMGFNDNIRSCRSYPQYRGRNYRMRIYERPDFGGQMMEFMDDCPSVYDRFRYRDIHSCQVMDGYWIFYEQPNYRGRQYFLRPGEYRRYSDWSGYNSTIGSFRRMRDF, via the exons ATGGGAAAG ATCATTTTCTATGAGGACAGGAACTTCCAGGGTCGGCACTATGAGTGCAGCACCGACTGTGCTGACCTGTCCCCTTACTTCAGCCGCTGTAACTCCATCCGTGTTGAGAGTGACTGGTGGGTGGTGTACGAGAGACCTAACTACATGGGATACCAGTATGTGCTGAGCAGGGGGGAGTATCCTGACTACCAGCGCTGGATGGGATTCAATGACAACATCAGGTCCTGCCGCAGCTACCCACAA TACCGAGGCAGGAACTACAGGATGAGGATTTACGAGAGGCCTGACTTTGGAGGACAGATGATGGAATTCATGGACGACTGTCCCTCTGTCTATGATCGTTTCCGTTACCGTGACATCCACTCCTGCCAGGTGATGGATGGTTACTGGATCTTCTATGAGCAGCCCAACTACAGAGGCCGACAATACTTCCTGAGACCCGGTGAATACAGGAGATACAGTGACTGGAGCGGCTACAACTCAACCATTGGGTCCTTCAGGCGCATGAGGGACTTCTAA
- the LOC127567426 gene encoding gamma-crystallin S-1 isoform X1 has product MGKIIFYEDRNFQGRHYECSTDCADLSPYFSRCNSIRVESDWWVVYERPNYMGYQYVLSRGEYPDYQRWMGFNDNIRSCRSYPQVSRNYRMRIYERPDFGGQMMEFMDDCPSVYDRFRYRDIHSCQVMDGYWIFYEQPNYRGRQYFLRPGEYRRYSDWSGYNSTIGSFRRMRDF; this is encoded by the exons ATGGGAAAG ATCATTTTCTATGAGGACAGGAACTTCCAGGGTCGGCACTATGAGTGCAGCACCGACTGTGCTGACCTGTCCCCTTACTTCAGCCGCTGTAACTCCATCCGTGTTGAGAGTGACTGGTGGGTGGTGTACGAGAGACCTAACTACATGGGATACCAGTATGTGCTGAGCAGGGGGGAGTATCCTGACTACCAGCGCTGGATGGGATTCAATGACAACATCAGGTCCTGCCGCAGCTACCCACAAGTGA GCAGGAACTACAGGATGAGGATTTACGAGAGGCCTGACTTTGGAGGACAGATGATGGAATTCATGGACGACTGTCCCTCTGTCTATGATCGTTTCCGTTACCGTGACATCCACTCCTGCCAGGTGATGGATGGTTACTGGATCTTCTATGAGCAGCCCAACTACAGAGGCCGACAATACTTCCTGAGACCCGGTGAATACAGGAGATACAGTGACTGGAGCGGCTACAACTCAACCATTGGGTCCTTCAGGCGCATGAGGGACTTCTAA
- the LOC127578545 gene encoding gamma-crystallin S-1-like: MEEVGETGKGETNDSLFHLPQIIFYEDRNFQGRHYECSTDCADLSPYFSRCNSIRVESDWWVVYERPNYMGYQYVLSRGEYPDYQRWMGFNDSIGSCRSYPYYRGGTYRMRIYERPDFGGKMMEFMDDCPSVHDCFRYRDIHSCQVMDGYWIFYEHPSYRGRQYFLRPGEYRRYSDWGAYNSMIGSFRRMRDF, from the exons ATGGAAGAGGTCGGAGAGACTGGGAAGGGTGAAACT AATGATTCATTATTTCATCTCCCACAGATCATCTTCTATGAGGACAGGAACTTCCAGGGTCGGCACTACGAGTGCAGCACCGACTGTGCCGACCTGTCCCCTTACTTCAGCCGCTGTAACTCCATCCGTGTTGAGAGTGACTGGTGGGTGGTGTACGAGAGACCCAACTACATGGGATACCAGTATGTGCTGAGCAGGGGCGAGTATCCTGACTACCAGCGCTGGATGGGATTCAATGACAGCATTGGATCATGTCGCAGCTACCCTTAC TACCGAGGAGGCACCTACAGGATGAGGATTTACGAGAGGCCTGACTTTGGAGGGAAGATGATGGAATTCATGGACGACTGTCCCTCTGTCCACGATTGTTTCCGTTACCGTGACATCCACTCCTGCCAGGTGATGGATGGTTACTGGATCTTCTATGAACATCCCAGCTACAGAGGCCGACAGTACTTCCTGAGACCCGGTGAATACAGGAGATACAGTGACTGGGGCGCTTACAACTCAATGATCGGGTCTTTCAGGCGCATGAGGGACTTCTAG